A stretch of the Planktothricoides raciborskii GIHE-MW2 genome encodes the following:
- the hpsE gene encoding hormogonium polysaccharide biosynthesis glycosyltransferase HpsE, producing the protein MVNFTVAICTYNGEKRLPEVLDCLRSQINPENISWEIMVIDNNSKDGTAKIVREYQNNWPETYPLKYVFESQQGAGFARKRAIKEAKSDLIGFIDDDNLPANNWVNEAFLFGQKYPKAGAYASQIHGQFEVETPENFERIVPFLAINERGYKPLLYNSKKKVLPPSAGLVVRKEIWLANVPKHCILSGRVPGSMLTSEDLEVLAYIQQSGWEIWYNPAMEVRHKIPKWRFEKDYLIPFFRGIGLSRYVTRMVGVKSWLKPLVLLAYSANDIRKILLHLLKYGTKIKTDLVAACEMQLLVSSLQSPFYLWRHGYLKKAEKN; encoded by the coding sequence ATGGTCAATTTTACCGTAGCGATATGCACTTATAATGGAGAAAAGCGGTTGCCCGAAGTTTTAGATTGTCTGCGATCGCAAATCAACCCGGAAAATATTTCCTGGGAAATTATGGTGATTGACAATAACAGCAAAGATGGCACCGCCAAAATCGTGCGCGAATATCAAAATAATTGGCCAGAAACTTATCCCTTAAAATATGTTTTTGAATCCCAACAAGGTGCGGGTTTTGCCAGGAAACGAGCGATTAAAGAAGCGAAATCAGACTTAATTGGTTTTATCGATGACGATAATTTACCTGCAAATAATTGGGTAAATGAAGCATTTTTATTTGGGCAAAAATACCCCAAAGCCGGGGCTTATGCCAGTCAAATTCATGGCCAATTTGAAGTAGAAACACCAGAAAATTTTGAGCGGATAGTCCCATTTTTAGCCATCAATGAACGGGGATATAAACCGCTTTTATACAATTCCAAAAAAAAAGTTTTACCCCCTTCTGCGGGACTGGTCGTGAGAAAAGAAATCTGGCTGGCAAATGTGCCAAAACACTGTATATTAAGTGGCAGAGTTCCTGGCAGTATGCTCACCAGTGAAGATTTGGAGGTTTTAGCCTATATTCAACAGTCTGGCTGGGAAATTTGGTATAATCCAGCAATGGAAGTTAGACATAAAATTCCTAAGTGGCGCTTTGAAAAAGATTATTTAATTCCTTTTTTTCGTGGCATTGGTTTAAGTCGCTATGTCACTCGAATGGTAGGAGTTAAATCTTGGCTTAAACCTTTGGTTCTCTTAGCTTATAGCGCCAACGATATTCGCAAAATATTGCTACATTTGCTAAAATATGGCACTAAAATTAAAACCGACTTGGTGGCCGCTTGTGAAATGCAACTTTTAGTCAGTAGTTTGCAAAGTCCCTTTTATTTATGGAGGCATGGTTATTTGAAAAAAGCTGAAAAAAACTGA